Below is a window of Rhodopseudomonas sp. P2A-2r DNA.
GGCCGATCAGCCCTTGCGGATCAACGGCGGCGGCGGCGGCGCATAGGCCGGCGGGCTGTCGAGATTCCAGCGCACGCCGAGCTTCAGATCATGCGAGGTGATGTCCTTGAACTGCATGGCAACCCCTTCGTGAAGCCAGTGTAGTCCGAAACGGGCCCGGTGGTGCCGCTACCGAGATTCATGTAGCTGTAGCCAAGTTCGACGGTCATCGCCGGGTTGACCTTGTAGGCCAGACCGGTGTGCAGCGCCCAGGCGAAATTCCACTTCGACGCGGCCGGCGCGCCCGCGTAGCTCGACGAGCTGACGAAGTTGACGAGCGTCCCACCGTTATCAGTGTAATTCGCAATATTGACGCGAGCCATACCGACACCAGCACCGACAAACGGTGTCACACACCACCAGGTGCCCAGATCGACATAGCCGTTGGCCATTGCGACCCACTCAGACTTGCTCGCATTATAGTTATTGACGCCACTCCCAACGAATCCGCTCGAGGGAAAGGTGATGCGGTCGGTGCCCTTAAAGTTCGAATTGCCGCGGTACTGGCCAGTGATGTCGCCGCGGAACCAGCTATTGAACTGATAGCCGACGCCGACCTGATAGATGCCTGCGGTGTCGAAAGCCGTGGTCTCCTGAAGCGACAGCAGAGCGGCGTTCCGGTTATCGCCCATTTCGATGTTCTTCACGCGCTGGTTGCTGAAGCCGATGTCGCCGCGGAGGTACCAGCCACCGAATTCTTCGGCCGGCGGGGCCGGCGGCGCGTAGTACTGCGGCGGCGGCATGGGCATGTCGGCGGCAAAAACCGCGGTCGACATCAGGGAAGCCGCTCCGGCGGCCAATATCAATTTCACGCTACGCATTGGCGTCGTCCTTTTTCAAGAGAGGCAATACCGGGGGCCCCACACTCAGAAACTCACGGACGGACGATGACACCAAATTCTTAAGCGGCGCTTAACCCTAACAATTAAGGTTGACAATATGTGAGGACCGCTGTGGAACCCGCGCACGACGCGGTCGCGCCACAAGTACTAACAATGTGTTGATATCAAACTGGAGCGCGCGGCGGTTTGGCTAGTGCGCAGAGCGCGGCATCTTCGGCAGCAGAACCGCGAGCAGGCCGATGGCCGGCAGCACCGCGCAAAGTTGATAGACGAAGGCGATGCCCATGCGGTCGGCGACCTCGCCGAGCAGCGCCGCGCCGATGCCCCCTGCCCCGAAGGCAAAGCCGAAGAACAAGCCGGAGATCATGCCGAAGCGATGCGGCACCAGTTCCTGGGCGTAGACCAGGATCGCCGGCATCGCCGACGACAGGACGAAACCGATGATCACGCTCAGCACCGCGGTGCCCATCAGGCCTGCGAACGGAAGCGCCAGCGTGAACGGCAACACGCCGAGGATCGAGAACCAGATCACGTAGCGGCGGCCGATACGATCGCCGATCGGACCGCCGAAGAAGGTGCCCACCGCATTCGCCCCGAGAAACGCGAACAGATAAAGTTGCGCGCCCTGCGTCGAGACGCCGAACTTCTCGATCAGGTAAAATGTGTAGTAGCTGGTCAGGCTCGACATGTAGATGAACTTCGAGAACACCAGCACGATCAGAATGCCGATGGCAAAGGCCACGCGTCGCGATGTCGGGGCATCCGGATGCCGCGCCACGGCCCTGGCGGCGCGCGGCACGATGCGCGGCTTGTACCAGCGCCCGATCTGCCACAGCAGCACGATGGCGACGAACGCGATCGACGAAAACCAGGCGATGCTGGGCTGACCGAACGGCACCACGATCAACGCCGCGAGCACCGGCCCCAGCGCCGATCCGGCATTGCCGCCGACCTGGAACACGGATTGCGCCAGACCATAGCGCCCGCCGGACGCGAGCCGCGCGATCCGCGCCGATTCCGGATGGAACACCGCCGAGCCCAGCCCGACCAGCGCCGCAGCGACCAGGATGACCGCATAGACATGGGCGATGCTGAGCAGCAACAGGCCGAAGAAGGTAAAGCCCATGCCGATCGCCAGCGAGAACGGCAGCGGCTTCTTGTCGGTGAAATGGCCCACCACCGGCTGCAGCAGCGAGGCGGTGATCTGGAACGCCAGCGTGATCAGGCCGATCTGCGCGAAATCCAGCGCATAGTTTTCCTTCAGGATCGGATAGACCGACGGAATCAAGGACTGCATGGTGTCGTTGAGGAAGTGCGATAGGCTGATGCCGCCGAGCACCAGATAGGCCGGACCGGTTGGCGCAGCCAGTGCGGGCGTGCTCACAGGCGCGACCTGCGATTCCTCGGTAACGACAACGGGCTTGTTCACGACGGCATCCTGCAATGGGACGCTCCTCGTACAATGAACCGCCCGGGCGGACTATGGATATTAGTCGATAGCAGCGATGCGCGGCGATCGAGGTCTGACGCGCACGCCTGGATCTCACTGTCATCGCCCGCGCAGGCGGGCGATCCAGTAGTCACCGGCGACAGTGACAAAGCCGAGGCAACGCCACTTACTGGATCACCCGCTTGCGCGGGTGATGATAATTGAGTGTAGTTCTAAAACGTTGTGGTCCGCGCACCCGTAGGCGCTCCATCAAGCCGCGGCCTGCCCCAGCGCGGAGACGATGGTATCGACGACCTCCTCCACCAGAATGCGGTCGTCGCCCTCGCCCATCACGCGGATGACCGTCTCGGTGCCTGAGGCGCGGATCAACAGTCGGCCGTGGCCGTTCAGCCGGACCTGACCGGCGGCGATAGTCGACTGCACCTCGGCGTCGTCGAGCGGCTTGCCGCCGCGATAACGCACGTTCTTCAGGATCTGCGGCAGCGGCTCGAACAGGTGGCAGACCTCGGAGACCGGGCGGCCCGACTTCTGCACCACCGCCAGCACCTGCAGGGCCGCGACGAAGCCGTCGCCGGTGGTCGCGTAGTCCGACATGATGATATGGCCGGACGGCTCGCCGCCGACATTGTAGCCGTTCTTCATCATCTGCTCGAGCACGTAGCGATCGCCGACCGCGGTGCGGATCAGTTCGATGCCCTGCGCGTTGAGGAAGCGCTCGAGGCCGAGATTGGACATCACCGTGGAGACGATGCCCGGCTTGGCGAGGCGGCCGTCCTCCTTCCAGCTCTGCGCGATCACCGCCAGCAACTGGTCGCCGTCGACCACATGGCCACGCTCGTCGACGATGATGACGCGGTCGGCGTCGCCGTCCAGCGCGATGCCGATGTCGGCGCGCATCTCACGCACCTTGCGCGACAGCGCTTCCGGTGCGGTGGAGCCGCATTCCTTGTTGATGTTGAAGCCGTCGGGCTCGACACCGATGGAGATCACGTCGGCGCCCAGTTCCCACAGCGCTTCCGGGACCACCTTGTAGGCGGCGCCGTGGGCGCAATCGACCACGACGCGCAGGCCGTCGAGCGAGAGGTCGCGCGGCAGCGTGCGCTTGGCGAATTCGATGTAGCGGTCGTGCACGCCGTCGATGCGGCGAGCGCGGCCGAGGCTGGCGCTCTGTGCGAGCTTCCGGCCGAGATCCTCGTCGAGCAATTCCTCGATCTGTTTCTCGACGTCGTCCGACAGCTTGAAGCCGAGCGGACCGAACAGCTTGATGCCATTGTCCTCGAACAGGTTGTGCGACGCGGAAATCATCACGCCGAGGTCGGCGCGCATCGACTTGGTCAGCATCGCCACCGCCGGGGTCGGCATCGGGCCGACCAGCAGCACGTCCATGCCCACCGAGGTGAAGCCCGCCACCATGGCGTTCTCGATCATGTAGCCGGACAGCCTTGTGTCTTTGCCGATCACGACGCGGTGGCGATGTTCGCCACGCTGGAACACCAGGCCGGCGGCCTGCCCGACCTTCAACGCCAGCTCCGGCGTGATGACGCCATTGGCGCGGCCCCGAATGCCGTCGGTCCCGAAATATCTGCGGCTCATGCTACCCCCCACCGTCGCCTGCGGCTGCCGGCAACCCCCGGCCCAACGCCCCAAGCGCGACGCCCCACTGGCGTGTGACGATCTTATAAAGCCCCTCGGCCTAAAATCGCTTCAAAAAATATGATGAATAATTACCACCGGGCGGGCCGCTAAAATCACATAAGTCACTGATTTTGCTTAACGATGTCATGGATACGGCCGCCCGGGCCGCGCCGATCTAGCCCTTCCGCTTGACGTGATTGTCGGCTTTCGAGGGCGCCGGCTGGGTCACGTTGACCGGATCCGAGCCCGGAAAGGTCTCCTCGAGGCCCTCCTCCAAGGCGTCGTCGAGCTGCTTCTTCTCGATCTCGGCGGCGGTCTGCTGGTTCTTGGATTCCGGCATGGTGGACTCCTGTGAATCGTGGCGAGGTGTGCAACGTAGGATTTGGCAGCTGGCCCAACCATGCTAGATGACTGCCCGAGCGGCAAATACAAGAAGGCAGCGCAATGTCCCTGAACAAGATCACCTGCATCGAAGACCTTCGCCTGGAACACAAGCGCAAGGTGCCGAAGGCATTCTTCGATTACGTCGATCATGGCTCCTATAGCGAGGACACTTTTCGCGCCAACTGCACCGACCTGCAGAAGCTGAAATTCCGCCAGCGCATCCTGGTCGATATCGCCAACCGCGACACGTCGACGACGATCCTTGGCGAGAAGGCCACCATGCCGCTGATCTGCGCGCCGGTGGGCTCCACCGGCATGCAGTACGGCGACGGCGAGATCCACGCCTGCCGCGCGGCGCAGGCGGCCGGCATTCCCTACACGCTGTCCACCATGTCGATCAATTCGATCGAGGACGTCGCCGAGAACGTGGAAAAGCCGTTCTGGTTCCAGCTCTACGTGATGAAGGACCGCGGCTTCATCAAGGAACTGATCGAGCGCGCCATTGCTGCGAAGTGCTGCGCGCTCGTCCTCACCGTCGACCTGCAGGTGATCGGTCAGCGCCACGCCGACATCAAGAACGGCCTGTCGGTGCCGCCGAAGATCTACAATCTCAAGAACATGATCGATTTCATCAGCAAGCCCGCATGGTTGATGCGCACATTGCAGGCCAAGCGGCGCAACTTCGGCAACATCGCAGGTTTCGTCAAGAACGCCGACGACCTGGAATCCGTTTCGCAATGGACGGCGACACAGTTCGACGCCTCGCTGAACTGGAAGGATCTCGACTGGATCCGCAGCATCTGGCCGGGAAAGATCGTGATCAAGGGCATCCACGATGTCGTCGATGCGCGCGAGGCGGTGAAGGTCGGTGCCCAGGCCATGGTGGTCTCCAACCATGGCGGCCGTCAGCTCGACGGCGCGCCGTCGTCGATCTCGGTGCTGCCGGGGATCGTCGATGCGGTGGGGTCGGATATTGAAGTGATGTTCGACAGCGGCATCCGCTCCGGCCAGGACGTGATGCGCGCGCTCGCTTTGGGCGCGAAGTCCTGCATGATCGGGCGGGCCTATATTTACGGCCTCGGTGCTTACGGCGGCCCCGGCGTGACCAAGGCGCTGGATATCCTGCGCAACGAACTCAGCGTCACCATGGGCCTGTGCGGCGTCAATTCAATTGCCGAAATCGACAAGCACGTATTGGTGCAGTAGCGACACGGCCGCGTCCTTCCCTCTCCCGCAAACGCAGCTTCGCTGCGTTCGTGGAAGAGGGGAAGCAAGTGAGCTCACATCGGCGGCGTCAATCCATCCAGGCCGACATTGACGCGCGCGGTGTCGTAGGTGCCATCCTCCTTCTTGGTGGCCCCCATGATGATGATCTTGGCGCCCGCCTTCAGCTCGGCCTTGTTGCCCGGGACGAAGGTGACGATCGGCGTTTCCGGCGTCACCGTGACTTTCTTTTCGCCGTCCTTGTATTTCACCGTCAGGGTCTGACCGTCAGTGGCCTCGACCTTCTGATCCACCGTGGCATTGGTCATCGTGCTGTTGGGGCGCAGATCCCAGGGACGGACCCCCTCACCGGTGCCGCGCATGGCTTCCGGGAAGATGTGGATCGCAATCGCCTTCTGGGTGCCGTCAGGCTGCGGCTGGCCGGTGACGCCGATATAGGAGTCCGGCTTGATGTCGGCGAGCGTGGTCTTGACGATGCCGGTGACGGCGACATTGTCGAGACAGATGCACCTTCCGCTCGTCGCCGTCGCGGGTCTTGACGGTCAGCAGCGCGCCATCGACGCTTTCGATGCTGCCGCGAATACGCAC
It encodes the following:
- a CDS encoding MFS transporter — its product is MNKPVVVTEESQVAPVSTPALAAPTGPAYLVLGGISLSHFLNDTMQSLIPSVYPILKENYALDFAQIGLITLAFQITASLLQPVVGHFTDKKPLPFSLAIGMGFTFFGLLLLSIAHVYAVILVAAALVGLGSAVFHPESARIARLASGGRYGLAQSVFQVGGNAGSALGPVLAALIVVPFGQPSIAWFSSIAFVAIVLLWQIGRWYKPRIVPRAARAVARHPDAPTSRRVAFAIGILIVLVFSKFIYMSSLTSYYTFYLIEKFGVSTQGAQLYLFAFLGANAVGTFFGGPIGDRIGRRYVIWFSILGVLPFTLALPFAGLMGTAVLSVIIGFVLSSAMPAILVYAQELVPHRFGMISGLFFGFAFGAGGIGAALLGEVADRMGIAFVYQLCAVLPAIGLLAVLLPKMPRSAH
- the glmM gene encoding phosphoglucosamine mutase, coding for MSRRYFGTDGIRGRANGVITPELALKVGQAAGLVFQRGEHRHRVVIGKDTRLSGYMIENAMVAGFTSVGMDVLLVGPMPTPAVAMLTKSMRADLGVMISASHNLFEDNGIKLFGPLGFKLSDDVEKQIEELLDEDLGRKLAQSASLGRARRIDGVHDRYIEFAKRTLPRDLSLDGLRVVVDCAHGAAYKVVPEALWELGADVISIGVEPDGFNINKECGSTAPEALSRKVREMRADIGIALDGDADRVIIVDERGHVVDGDQLLAVIAQSWKEDGRLAKPGIVSTVMSNLGLERFLNAQGIELIRTAVGDRYVLEQMMKNGYNVGGEPSGHIIMSDYATTGDGFVAALQVLAVVQKSGRPVSEVCHLFEPLPQILKNVRYRGGKPLDDAEVQSTIAAGQVRLNGHGRLLIRASGTETVIRVMGEGDDRILVEEVVDTIVSALGQAAA
- a CDS encoding alpha-hydroxy acid oxidase, with product MNKITCIEDLRLEHKRKVPKAFFDYVDHGSYSEDTFRANCTDLQKLKFRQRILVDIANRDTSTTILGEKATMPLICAPVGSTGMQYGDGEIHACRAAQAAGIPYTLSTMSINSIEDVAENVEKPFWFQLYVMKDRGFIKELIERAIAAKCCALVLTVDLQVIGQRHADIKNGLSVPPKIYNLKNMIDFISKPAWLMRTLQAKRRNFGNIAGFVKNADDLESVSQWTATQFDASLNWKDLDWIRSIWPGKIVIKGIHDVVDAREAVKVGAQAMVVSNHGGRQLDGAPSSISVLPGIVDAVGSDIEVMFDSGIRSGQDVMRALALGAKSCMIGRAYIYGLGAYGGPGVTKALDILRNELSVTMGLCGVNSIAEIDKHVLVQ